The stretch of DNA GAGCACGCGAAATTGAAATTGAAAAACGGAGAAaccgcgacgcaggcagcacTGCCAACCTGTCCGTCtcgttttcgctttttttcgcgctttttttctctttaaTGCCTCCTTCATCCCCTCCCCTGAGCAGCGGCGGGTTTTAGTacatgcgcaggcgcacaccgcgtgtctcgccgtctctcgcgtcttgTTCGGCCTCCAGGGCGAGACTTGTCTTTTGTTTAGATTTTGTTTATTTTTCCAACTGAACGCCAACGCAGATTCAATTCGGCGCATGTTCTGTCGCTTTCGGCCTTCGTGGACCTCTCTggcgagggacgcgaggcCTCGGTGTCTCCTCAACGACAGAGCCGCAAGATGTCGAGAGATTCTTcttccgcagagagagagagagagggaggcaaTCCGCAAAAGGCAGTGAAAacacgctgctgcgctgggccttcctctctttgtcgctcgccgtctccgccccgtCGTGTCtgctcgtctgcggccgcgcggtcTGCCTGGTGTCCCCTGTCGCCCTCCTGTCTGAGCCCAGCGTCCCTGCGCTCTCGGTCTCCTCTCCGTTCTTCTGTTTATTCTTACTATCCTCATTTTTATTCTTCTGTGCGTCGACCTTCGAACTCCTGCGGCTGTGGCGCTGTCGGCGGGTATCCCACGGGTCTCAGGGGGAAacggcgcgccctcgtctcctcgcttgTATCTTGCGTCCTGTTGCTctctgcgttcgcggcgcaggcgcctcagGCGACCGCAGtggcgcgaagccgcgcagggACGTCTTTCTgccgcgtggcgccgccCTACCCGCCGGAGCTCTCAGCGTCGTGCTCGCCGCAGACTACGTGCCATGGCCTCTCTCAAACAAGGCCCCGtgcggctctcgcctgctgctccCCGCGAGGCTCGACTTGGTCTTCGGAGTCTCTGCGCCCTTCTTGTCGctcgtcctctcctcgccagtccaccgttttttcttctccctgctcgcctccctctccgtctcgcttcgcttctccctctcccttgTCTCTGCACTCTGTAGTCGGCTTTCTGGCCGCGCCTGTAAATTCATCGTCTTTCTGtttgtctgctgcgccttctaCTCCATCCTATTCAACTTCTTCacggctgtctctcctcgtttccgctcctctccagtcgtctccgtcgtctgttctgcctgcgttttcttctgtttcgccttccgtcttctcgctgcgcgaccgcggttcttcgtctgcagctTCGTCTTGCGTCTCCTCactgccttcctcctctgcgggaACATACACAGCGGGCTCCATTCGAGTGCTCGAAGGCCTGGAGCccgtgcgcatgcgtccaGGTGAGAACTGCTTCACATTCAAAattctctgcttctcgtACCCAGAGAAAGAACCGACTGAGGCCGCcctccgcatgcgcgtggGCTGTCATCCGGTGGGGCTTGCGTGGAGatgcgccggcctcgcgaTATGTTCGGATggtccttcgcctcgaggcggagaagacgccgacgtGCGTTCGCGCGCTCTCGGGAgcctgcgcatgcgagcTTTTTTTCATTTGACTTTTCATTCTTAGGCATGTACATCGGAAGCACAGACTCTGAGGGCCTGCACCATTTGGTCTGGGAAGCGCTGGACAACGCAGTGGACGAAATCGAAAACGGCGGATGTCGAAACATCGTCGTGATTCTCCACCCCGACAGACGGTAAGCTCGAAATTGAGAAATGCCAGATTCTTCGACTTCTGAGGGGCCTCGCACTCGCCGTGAGCGTCCGCctctgtgcgcctgcgctgtcCCTCTCGCTTCAGTTCGTCCCTCTCGGGTTCCTGTCCGCGTCCTGCCGCCGATGGTACCTTATAGTTTTAGAACTGAACATGTCTCCTAGCCACTGAATTCCTCGGctatgtactaccatggaGACGTTCGGCCTCCagggaaagggggggggggggggggggcgaagcGTTGCCGCGTCAAGCAGAGCGActgccggcgtcgcgacTCTCTCGGAGCCTCGCCGTCCCTGTCTGTAGTTCGTCATTGAGGCGTTCAgggccgccagcgcagtGGCCTGCTTAGCGGCAGTCTCAGCCAGGCGTGCTGAAGAACCGGAaagacgcctgccgcgggTCACGAGCGCTCCAGCGCCCTCTCAGACGGTTAGAcagcgcgagctgcgagtGGCGTGCGTTGATTACGCCAGGGCGCGGCACGATGCCAGCCGAGACCGCGACGTCGTTCGCGTCATGCTGTGCAGCCGGTGGAAGTCCTTTTCATGtccacgcctcgcgcgggctCGGGCATGTGTGAATCTTTCTCTCCTGCGTTCTGTTGCTCTCCAGGCGCGTGACGGTCGCcgacgacgggcgcggcATCCCATGCGACATGCATCCGCAGaccggcgtctctgcgctggaGACAGTCTTCACGAAGCTGCATGCGGGCGGCAAGTTTAcgccctccgctgcgccagcgagtAGGAGCCGGCGCCCAGGCCtcgggggggggaagggggggcgAGAGACACGTCGCCGTTTGAAAACGGAGTCGTGTCTAGACACCGcgtgcatatgcatgcgtgtggctgcggcgccgtgcGCTGCGCCCTGCCTTTCTGACGAAGCCCGCGTTCCCTGTAGTGCGACAGGGAAATAATAGTCTCTCCACCGCCGCGTGGGAGTCCCGGCAGGAGAGTCCATTTAGCTGACTTGCTCTCGGTGCCTTAGGATCTCTGCATCTCTTGTCTCTCACGCACTCCACATTTATATCTTTACACGCAAATTGAACGGAAACTCATGCGAGCCCATGTCTGCAGACGTGAGTGTCGGGCGCCTCTCCACGACTTGCTTAGGGCGTTTTTCTGTGTGCTTTTCTCTGACGTGTCGCATGTGTGTGGATCAGCCTCTtcaggcgccgaagagaaaaGCAGCTACGCGATTGCAGGGGGTCTCCATGGCGTTGGCAGCTCAGTCATCAacgcgctttcttctcggcTTCACGTCTCTGTAAGCGACTGCCTTCTGTTTCTTTTGGAttcgcagccgccgagaGCTCCAGCCGGTCGCAACAGCATCTACGCTGGAGGCTGTGTGGCGGCGCAtgccttcctcgcgcagGCCTAAGAGCCTCCGGTCGCGGGGCCTGAGTCTGCAGAGCGAGGACCGCTCGCCGActccctgcgccgcagctgcgtgtgcgACTGCATCGTCGCCAGCTACTgggggtttagggtttgccTCGTTCTTGGCCTGGCTGCGCAGTCTCCGCACGGTTCGTAGACGCGTCAGATGTTTTCTGTCTTCGTGATTTCAGGTCCTCCGCAACGGGGGCCTCCACGAGATGAGTTTTAGTCGCGGCAGagtcctcgcgccgctgcgcgtgcggccttcctcgcctgccaCAGGGttcggcgaggcggcgtcgagATGGAAGGAGCCGGCGGGTCCTTCGCAGGTGAGTGAGAGCTCGGCGCCGGAGTCAGACGGGGCGCTCGAGcttcggcgaaggcgagacatTCAGGACTTCGCGACTAGCGCTTTCGCGTCTTGGCCGCCGTCCGctggcgcctctggcgcggaGCGAAATCCGTTCGAGCTCCTCTTCGGCCCtacgcccgcggcctcgggcACCTGTGTGAGCTTTGAGGTCGACGGCGAAATCTTTGGCGACGAGCTGCGTCTGGACGGGAGGAAAATCGAAACCCGACTCCGAGACCTCGCCTACCTCCACCCGGCGGCCTCTTTCCAGTTCGTCGAGctgcccgctgcggcggacgcgccgcatCGCAGGCctgacggcgccgccggcgaagagggcACAGCCAGCGAGCGTTCAGATGGAGGCGAGCTCCAGACCGAGACGGGAGAGTGCGAGGCGTTGCGGGCGCTGCTCTTTAAGGAGCCTGGCGGGCTCGACGCCTACATTCAGCATCTGTCTGCGAACCTCACGAGTCTCTTCAGCGAGGCGCCTGTCATCAGGTAATCGCGGCACAGCCAGCGCCCAGATCGACGCCCCCACGCCCCCGCTGCCGTGTGAGGAGTCCCGCGGcgttttcgcttcttccggCGCGCGAACCGCACGTTTAGGATGGGTTTAGAGCCAGACGAGAAATGCTGAGCCTGACTTTCGCTGTCGTCTAGAGGTGCCTctgaagctgcagcagctccgctGTGAAGGCGTGATgacgcgaaggcggggaTAGGACGTTGCCATTTGGTTTCGGGGGGGGAGCCTCAGCattcgcggcggcgtcctctcttcAGGATC from Besnoitia besnoiti strain Bb-Ger1 chromosome V, whole genome shotgun sequence encodes:
- a CDS encoding ATPase/histidine kinase/DNA gyrase B/HSP90 domain-containing protein (encoded by transcript BESB_063470), translating into MSRDSSSAEREREGGNPQKAVKTRCCAGPSSLCRSPSPPRRVCSSAAARSAWCPLSPSCLSPASLRSRSPLRSSVYSYYPHFYSSVRRPSNSCGCGAVGGYPTGLRGKRRALVSSLVSCVLLLSAFAAQAPQATAVARSRAGTSFCRVAPPYPPELSASCSPQTTCHGLSQTRPRAALACCSPRGSTWSSESLRPSCRSSSPRQSTVFSSPCSPPSPSRFASPSPLSLHSVVGFLAAPVNSSSFCLSAAPSTPSYSTSSRLSLLVSAPLQSSPSSVLPAFSSVSPSVFSLRDRGSSSAASSCVSSLPSSSAGTYTAGSIRVLEGLEPVRMRPGMYIGSTDSEGLHHLVWEALDNAVDEIENGGCRNIVVILHPDRRRVTVADDGRGIPCDMHPQTGVSALETVFTKLHAGGKFTPSAAPATSSGAEEKSSYAIAGGLHGVGSSVINALSSRLHVSVLRNGGLHEMSFSRGRVLAPLRVRPSSPATGFGEAASRWKEPAGPSQVSESSAPESDGALELRRRRDIQDFATSAFASWPPSAGASGAERNPFELLFGPTPAASGTCVSFEVDGEIFGDELRLDGRKIETRLRDLAYLHPAASFQFVELPAAADAPHRRPDGAAGEEGTASERSDGGELQTETGECEALRALLFKEPGGLDAYIQHLSANLTSLFSEAPVISINGSHPSSDMSLSVRLFFSSPSALSSSPAGSEGAAAPEAAPAPRSSASVSPLSSETLASSSSDFFLSFVNSIPTPEGGAHVEGVRAGLTRAIQRLLRLSSAAAEAFPSGRGRGTATAIGRTSFLRGDARRGARRGAQGEADAEKALTVQGEFLREGLVGVVSLKMREAEFEGQTKKKLGNKKVKGIVEEFVCEALVRYFETHSQNFQRVLQKAATARAAAAAARAAREFARAKQQATSSHSTLLPGKLADCSPTNAAERRSKEIFIVEGESAAGSAKQARDRRTQAILPLRGKILNVEKLGNFRRIFENEELKALIAALGIGVTKTGEVRADLEGLRYSRIIILTDADVDGAHIRSLLLTFFFRLQPELFRRGLVFVACPPLFKISHPPTPRRLLEEATETLRRFRAAPGGEGRGRGDPEEAREGKGASLATESYVWSEDEVEKIFQVLRDFRASKKARLRKKNAEDRSLQGAGAGEETPSEVKDGIGEEVEEEGDAAGESGDRGGETRLTLPGVSLQRFKGLGEMRPEQLRRTTMSPQTRMLKRISIEDAQEAEKIVVSLMGDDIEARKRIIADASGEVFLDDLDV